In Sander vitreus isolate 19-12246 chromosome 4, sanVit1, whole genome shotgun sequence, the genomic stretch AGAGAGACtacagtgtttttgtgtattcatAAGTTAAGGTATTTTACCTGCAGGCCTCATAGAGCAGCGTGACTCACAGCCCCTCCTGCAGCTCATTGAGAGTATCGGAGACTGGCCTGTGGCGTCAGATGACTGGAACACCACTACAGGTAGAAACACACTCTCATTAATGCCTACACCTTGTTCTGTATAAACATGCAAATGTGCACATGCAATACATCCACACAAACAAGCAGTCACGTTCCTACTCAAAAACATGTGCTCATGCAGAGCTCGTGTATATTTGCACTCAGTGAATTGCTGAGTGTGAGCTTTGTTGGCGGGCTCAAGAGGCCGGCCAAGGCTCTTCAGCTGAACAGCAAAACAGAATGTGTGGAGTTTGGGAGTGTGATGAGTGGGTAGAGGAGCAAGTCCTCACTCGGGACTGTGAAGGATGCTTTAAATAGTCTACACTGCTCTTCCCCAAGCTCCTGGCACTTGACactttaattaaatgtaatcaTGGATGGTGGCTCAAACTGAATTAACCACACATATCTGCATCTGCACACACTGATTTACACAGAGGGCCCAGTTAAATGTGCAACAGAGGAAGAGCCTGATTTTTGCATCCTGCTACATTAAATAGTTCTTTACAGTTAGATAACTGTGTTTAAACTAAgtgccagttttttttcttcctgtaatTGCAGAGGAAGCATGGAGCCTTGAGGACACACTGGCAAAGCTTACCGCTCGTTTCCACAAGAAGGTTCTGCTGGACATGTACGTGTGGACAGATGACCGGGACTCTCGGCGCCATATCATTTATGTAagatcacaaaaaaacagattacAGTCATAATGTTATTATACAGTCATTATGTGTTAGTCTGTCTCTTAATACTTTCTAACTTCCCCTACCCTGTTTGTGGCACTTATTTGTTTCTACTTAAGatataaatctttaaaaacggGTGACAAATGTATAgtttcattttttatgaaagataaaTCCAACTACTACTCGtagtagtttttagcaaacagtACTCAAACTGGATTAAATGGTGTATCTGTTGGGGACTATCTTCAGTGGTGgaataatacacatttggtgtgcTTGGGAGTTTTTAGGACGTAAATGTGGGATGGACTACATACAAACTACAGGATGTTGTTTGTTAGACAGTTTAGGTCTATCACAGAAAAATAAACTATAACAGGCTTTACCTCCACAGATAATAATATGTGTTAGTAAGACCAGTTCATTATTAGTTTTGGTATTTTCATGGGATttattgacaataagaaaaatatagactaTTGCCAGTCAGTTAATTATACTGTTAAAGACATACCAACATTCTTAATTGTTATTCTTGCTTATTCTGGTTAGATTGACCAGCCAGGACTTGGTATGCCATCAAGAGACTATTACTTCAATGATGGAAACTACAAAAAGGTAAGGACTTCACAGTTACAGCTGCATTGAAACTACTTTCTACTGAAGAAACTGTCCACAGTCAGGTCTTATTATCTCTGGTCTTATCCtgagtagtctcgctttgccagaccctcctccaaagcgtgctgaAGGAGATTCTGGCTACTCCATATAGCATtcggagatgggagaaaaacgtgctctggtttaatggcatttctttaaaccaatcagaatcatcgTCGAAAAATTCCGCACAGAGCCGCCGCAAACTAGTCgggcgagagaaaactcagattggacagatattcTAGCTTGCTGTCTCAATTTGCCCTGCAGATATCTGGGGAGCAGTCAACAATGGTCCTCATTAAttcaccgaatttaaaattccaacacaaagaaagtggaaggaaacggaaaatacatgcatccggcggaatttcctgcggcacagGAAGTGGACCGTCAAggatatagtctatatcctgaGTAACcagttactttttggaaaataaacttttcactttttcttttatttgagtgCTGCAAATCTAATACGAACGAGTCACCTTGGTTGTTCTGACACAACCTTGattttgttgtggaaacaaaattTAATAACTTGTGATTGCACCATAGGTTCGAGAGGCCTACCTACATTTCATGGTTTCTATTGCGAAGATAACCCGAGAGGACAGGAACTTGACTCAGGATGATGACCGTGTGTGGGAGGAAATGATGCAAGTGCTGGAGCTGGAGACTGACATCGCCAATGTGAGTGCCAGCCTCAACAGGATGGAATTGTGGGATGAGGGCTTAAGGAAAATTAATAATGACAAGATGAAAAATGAGTACCTCCCCTCTGCTTCCAGTAAATGAGAGAATCAGGCTACTTAGTGTGGACATAGGGGATCAGCCAAGCTTttaaccagatttttttttgtctgtcaaGAGCATGACGAATGACACTTTGCTAATAAAAGGAGAGcaaaatgtgaatatatataaCCAAGCATCAGTTTATAGATAGAGGCTTCTTCCTTCCTGTTGCTGTACAGGCCACATCACCAGCAGAGGAGCGCCAAGATGTCACCGTTCTCTACAACAAGATGACACTTGGAGAGCTACAAAGCACATTCAGCTTTAATGTATGTGTGATTTCACTTCTTTCTTGTGTGTTACATAAAGTGCAAGCACTAAACTATATTTGACTCTGATTGGAGAAACTAAATGAGTGATTGAGGATGTTGACACTTGTGTCTTTGACAAGGGCAGTTGCCAGCTGTCTACTTGGTAGAAGGCAAATGTAAAGACACATTAATTATATCACATTTATACTATGACCATGTCAAATAAAGATTTCCAATTAACTTACACCATGTCCATTAAATAAATAGCTTTAGAAAATACACGTATTTGCTTTTAgacaagagttagatgagaagattgataccactctcatttctgtactgtatgttaataTGAAGCtaactggttagcttagctcaaAATCTGGAAACattgagaaacagctagcctggctcggtccaaaggtaacaaaatgtaCCTACAAGCACCtataaagctcactaattaacatgattatatctttattttttaatacaaaaactgaagtgtaatTAGAGGTTGCCATGCAAAATAAACAGGATATAACATGTTATTAGTAAGCTTTCAGGGTACTGGTAGATCCATTTGATTACCTTTggatagagccaggctagctgtttccccttgtttccagtctttgtgcaaagctaagctaacagctgCTGGCTCTTGCTACATACAGTtagcacacagacatgagagtggtatcaatctttgtatctaactcttggcaaaaaaGTACATAAGCATATTACCCAAATtgttaaactattcctttaaaacagaaaccttaaaggtgcactatgagttcctgcatggtttcagcgcgatttcattttttgtctGAAATTGTAgacatctctccttgatccgctagctgcctgccccctgaatacactgtgaaaaagcccggtctcgggagacaacacaggggtcgtaaacatcaaacaaacactaggggcacaggctgtgcaccaaaatacaacaaaccactccagctaATCACTGACAAGATGGTTAGGGgagggggttagtgacagttagtccatcatgacagttacggaaacatggggggaggggcgagcttgctctgttttgtttgaaatttacttggaacgtcaacagaagtgaccatgcaggaactcatagtgcacctttaaaacgTAGtttcagctaacagctaacaagGTTTACTAGACTGCTGGTAATCATAACAGAGACGGTTATATATAGAGAATAGAGAATATTATTCTTGTAGTTCCGGAAGTAAACGCCCAttaattttctccataaggattttgaatattagccataatgtctaaaccatccaaaGTACACTTATCCCAAACTATGAGATTGTGAAACAAAGGTTTATGCCCCTGTAAAAGCCAGAAGTCCGTatatcaaccttgttttaagaaaaaatgttttatttgcgaTGTCCAggagaagtactacactacccacaatcctaaacatcagcaacaacagcgacgtctctgattggtggagctcactgttaccatggaaatgtttaccgcaCCCGCGAACAGTAGCAGCTTGCcgcaattaaaaaaactaaagaactAGAAAATGTcatacaatgtatatttgtttaGGAAGCAGACAATTAACATCCCCAATTACAGTGTTCAAGATGGAAATATCAATGAAATAAACAGAGGCAGGCAATCAATTCCTTAATTAATATTGACAGTGCTGAGCTCCTTAATTAAAGGATGTAGCTTGTTCTATTTGATGGCACAAATATATAGATTTTGAATAAACTTGAATCTATAGAGATTTAATTTAGCTGCACTAGCTGAGGCTGTGGTGTTGTTACTTTGAACTTTCCCCACCTTTTTGACATGAAAATTAGCTGGGAGCACTTCcatgtaaaacacatttaaccATATTgtattttaaccatgtttaacaTGCAAAATATCTCCTCCCTTTTGTTTTCCAGGGTTATAACTGGACACGATTTATTCAAGGTGTGCTGTCCAGTGTGTCCATCGAAGTGCAGctagaggaggaggtggtggtgtaCAGCTCTCCTTACCTTGAGAAGATGAATGACGTTCTCTCGAAACACAGTGTCAGGTCAGTTCAAGAGTGTTATGCAAACAGGAGCCCATGCAAATTCAATTATTACAGAATTGTTCCAATTCAGTTCAACACTTTgacaaaaaaactatatatgttTGCAGAACTATGCAGAACTACCTCACCTGGCAGCTCATCATTGACAGAGTTAACAGTTTGAGCCGCCGTTTCAAAGATGCCAGAGCCCGTTACAGAAAGGTGCGATGAGCGTGACATAAAAGAGCAGCACATATTAAAATGAGCTTGTTCAAAAAGTAAATTAcagtgtgttgtctgtgtgtgtgtgtgtgtgcgcgcgtgtatGGTCAGACTCTCTATGGGACCACTGTGGAGGATGCTTGGTGGCGAGAATGCGTCCGTTATGTCCAGAGCAGCATGGAGAACGCAGTTGGAGCTCTGTATGTGCGTGAGACCTTTGCTGGAGAAAGCAAACGAATGGTAAGTCCTTTTGGTCTGTAACCCCCCTGAACATAACAAAAACATCAGCTTCCTTAGAGAATGGAAATCAGTTACTAACACAGAGGCAGTTTACTGTACATCAAACAATTAATGCAAGCTGTCTCATGCTGCATTCTTGTAAGAAATTCATGTGCAGAAATTAGACCTGGAGGCGCCAAGTGTCGCTTTTCGAAATACATTTCACACTCCACTGTTACATATTATAGTGGTAATGACATTGCAATTATAATTATGAACAAAATCTATTTAGACACAAAATGTATCGTGTTACCTGGAGGCCCCATAATTAtgacaatttgtttttgtatgggaTTGTGATTACACTGTTCACAGGTCAGTGACCTTATCAGTAAGATCCAGAAAGCATATGTGGAAACACTAGAGGAGTTAAGCTGGATGGATATTCCCTCGAAAGAGAAGGCAAAAGAGAAGGTAAAGTACACAGCCAGGCTAAGAAAAtagcttaaaaaataaagatgtatCTTCTCTGGATGTTCCGTCTTATCATACTAATTGTTCTGCGTGTCATGTAGGCCATGGCAATCAAGGAACATATCGGCTATCCGGATCATATTCTACAGGAAGGCAACCAGAAGCTTGACCGGGAGTATGCTCATGTAAGTAAAAACTCAGTCTATTTCCAAGACCACTGTTAAAAATAATATGTCACTGATCTCTGATTTGTCCTGTTTTTTTCCAGCTGAATTTTAGTGAAGAACACTACTTTGAGAACATCCTTGAGAACCTCAAGTCTGAAGCACACAAGAGTCTGAAGAAGCTCAGAGAACCAGTTGACCCGGACTTGTAAGCTGTCAATTCATCTGACAGTACAAGCTGTCCTTAACAGTAAAACACAAGCTTTTGCCCTCAGGTGGTCACCATGTTTTCACAGTTAAAATGCATGACATAAAATGTCATCAACGGTGACAACACAAACCCCCTCTTTTAAATGAGGTTGAGAAATGACATTCATACATTTTTGCTTttactgtttctgtttctaagggttgttcttagccaaaacacaacaaacccaTTTTCTAAAATGGACATGGTGCATTAAATGTCCTACAGTAACAAGAGAAAGAATCTCTGTGTCCTCATCAAATAATCCCCAAACAACATTGAAAATTAAGGTTTAAATATTTTGGTTCATGGTGCAGAATATGCTCTGTGCATGGATTTTACAGCACAGTATCTTCAACTGAAATACAGTTTAATGCTGTTTTATCAATTATAAACCTATCACTTCTCAGGTGGATCATTGGTGCTGCTGTGGTGAATGCATTCTATTCACCCAACAGAAACCAGATCGGTAAGAGCTTTGCCTCTGTTGATAAatgagagatgtttttttaatatttatggtAACAATGTATGGTTTAATGTTGCCAGTACTCAATTGTGTTTTacttctgttgtttttgtctgtccAGTGTTTCCAGCAGGAATCCTGCAGCCGCCTTTCTTCAGCAAACATCAGCACCAGGCCCTTAACTTCGGTGGGATTGGAATGGTTATC encodes the following:
- the mmel1 gene encoding membrane metallo-endopeptidase-like 1, which produces MGKSESQMDIMEKSSKPGKRRWTVAEIGLSVLLLLVSCALAGLVVLYTSVVKEQQDKTSVSRSSTSEGQMFRSSHNSVCTTADCVTAAARLLQNMDKSVKPCDNFYQYACGGWLERHVIPETSSRHSVFDILRDKLEIVLKGVLETENEQDRNAIKKAKVLYNSCMNESLIEQRDSQPLLQLIESIGDWPVASDDWNTTTEEAWSLEDTLAKLTARFHKKVLLDMYVWTDDRDSRRHIIYIDQPGLGMPSRDYYFNDGNYKKVREAYLHFMVSIAKITREDRNLTQDDDRVWEEMMQVLELETDIANATSPAEERQDVTVLYNKMTLGELQSTFSFNGYNWTRFIQGVLSSVSIEVQLEEEVVVYSSPYLEKMNDVLSKHSVRTMQNYLTWQLIIDRVNSLSRRFKDARARYRKTLYGTTVEDAWWRECVRYVQSSMENAVGALYVRETFAGESKRMVSDLISKIQKAYVETLEELSWMDIPSKEKAKEKAMAIKEHIGYPDHILQEGNQKLDREYAHLNFSEEHYFENILENLKSEAHKSLKKLREPVDPDLWIIGAAVVNAFYSPNRNQIVFPAGILQPPFFSKHQHQALNFGGIGMVIGHEITHGFDDNGRNFDKDGNMLNWWSNYSAEHFKEQSQCMVQQYGNFNWKLAGGQNVSGISTLGENIADNGGIHQAYKAYLKWVEMEGEEPRLPGLDMDYKQLFFLNFAQVWCGAYRPEYASQSIKTDSHSPLEYRVLGSLQNFEAFSEAFQCQKGSQMNPELKCRVW